The Eleutherodactylus coqui strain aEleCoq1 chromosome 6, aEleCoq1.hap1, whole genome shotgun sequence genome window below encodes:
- the LOC136571915 gene encoding olfactory receptor 5AR1-like: protein MTSSASFRIGVVENNQRCGTEVAILGGSPICVIKMFNQSSSSRFILLGLSFVPSLKVLGLLAFLGMYLVTLIANLLLIIMVMINPKLQTPMYFFLTNLSIVDIGLSTTVVPKILKNTLFKDTSVSLLECAIQMHFHLAFGGIECLILAIMAYDRFAAICKPLHYNTIMSKKMCICMAAASWIASFINSIIHVIYTFQMFFCRSHHVNHFSCEIPPFLQISCSDTWLHEVATYFSAGSIAGLSFFLTLISYIHIVSTILKISFTDGRYKALSTCASHIIVVTVYYGTVMLLYLRPHSNSSLDIDKYISIFYSAVTPMLNPIIYSVRNKDVKGTIKKNLFKNVLQSRLC from the exons ATGACTTCTTCAGCTTCTTTTCGGATTGGAGTGGTGGAGAACAATCAGCGGTGTGGGACAGAGGTGGCTATTTTAGGTG GTTCTCCTATATGTGTTATAAAAATGTTCAACCAATCCTCTTCAAGCAGATTTATTCTCCTCGGTTTGTCCTTTGTTCCTTCATTAAAGGTTCTTGGGTTACTTGCATTCTTGGGGATGTATTTGGTAACTTTGATAGCAAATCTTCTACTGATCATTATGGTGATGATTAATCCGAAGCTCCAAACTCCTATGTACTTCTTTCTTACTAATCTCTCTATCGTTGATATTGGCCTCTCTACCACTGTGGTCCCTAAAATCTTGAAGAACACATTATTTAAGGACACTAGCGTCTCCTTACTGGAATGTGCTATCCAGATGCACTTTCATTTGGCTTTTGGAGGTATAGAATGTCTCATTCTTGCCATCATGGCCTATGATAGATTTGCTGCCATCTGTAAACCTCTGCACTACAACACCATCATGAGCAAGAAGATGTGTATCTGTATGGCCGCTGCATCATGGATAGCAAGCTTCATCAACTCCATAATACATGTGATCTACACCTTCCAGATGTTCTTCTGCCGTTCCCACCATGTCAACCACTTCTCTTGTGAGATACCACCTTTCCTACAAATATCCTGTAGTGATACCTGGCTCCATGAAGTAGCAACGTATTTTTCAGCAGGGTCCATTGCAGGCTTATCATTTTTCTTAACTCTAATTTCATATATCCATATTGTGTCCACCATCCTGAAGATCAGTTTTACTGATGGAAGGTATAAAGCTCTCTCCACATGTGCCTCCCACATCATTGTAGTGACTGTTTACTATGGGACTGTTATGCTTCTGTATTTACGTCCACATTCCAATTCCTCTCTAGATATAGACAAGTATATCTCCATCTTCTACTCTGCTGTGACGCCCATGCTAAACCCCATCATCTACAGTGTCAGAAATAAGGATGTCAAAGGAACTATAAAGAagaatttatttaaaaatgttCTTCAATCAAGGTTATGCTAG